A window from Larimichthys crocea isolate SSNF chromosome XXIII, L_crocea_2.0, whole genome shotgun sequence encodes these proteins:
- the pdss1 gene encoding all trans-polyprenyl-diphosphate synthase PDSS1 isoform X1, producing MAGPWWSQCRRWSTRCPNAGLRQTFRRLNGGCVSSLGRSPWSSGPRSEGRPSPLSTQINPNTLNFTSSLTRHKSRLLVHTIPSCCYRTIHSDAKPKDPFTLAQNDLKSLYDDIRKELFVSKEELKFLCDYYFDGKGKAIRPMIVVLMARALNIHSNRAGDLLPGQRAIAMISEMIHTASLVHDDVIDGSDKRRGKKTINNMWGERKAILVGDFILSAASMALARIGNITVVKVLSQVIEDLVRGEFMQLGSKENENERFKHYLEKTFKKTASLIANSCKAVSILVNSDPEVHEIAYQYGKNVGIAFQLVDDVLDFTSGASHLGKPTAADLKLGLATGPVLFACQQFPELHAMIMRRFSTKGDVDRAWQYVLQSDGVQQTNYLAQRYCQEAIRQVSMLRPSPERDALIRLTEMVLTRDK from the exons ATGGCGGGTCCGTGGTGGAGCCAGTGCCGGAGGTGGAGTACGAGGTGTCCTAACGCGGGTTTACGCCAAACATTTCGGCGTCTTAACGGCGGGTGTGTGTCCTCGCTGGGGCGGTCACCCTGGAGCTCCGGACCGAGGAGCGAG GGGCGACCATCACCGCTATCAACACAGATTAACCCAAATACTCTAAATTTTACATCCTCCCTCACCAG ACATAAGTCACGGTTGCTGGTTCACACGATACCGTCTTGCTGCTACAGAACGATACACAGCGATGCGAAGCCGAAGGACCCCTTCACGTTAGCCCAGAACGATTTAAAGAGTTTATACGACGACATCAGAAAG GAGCTGTTTGTATCCAAAGAAGAGCTCAAGTTTCTATGTGACTACTACTTTGATGGCAAAGGCAAAGCCATCCGACCAATGATAGTCGTCCTGATGGCCCGGGCACTCAACATCCACAGCAACAGAGCTGG AGATTTGCTCCCGGGGCAGAGGGCCATAGCTATGATCTCAGAAATGATCCACACTGCCAGCCTGGTGCACGATGACGTCATAGACGGATCAGATAAACGAAGGGGGAAGAAAACCATCAATAATatgtggggagaaagaaaa GCTATCCTGGTTGGAGATTTCATCCTCTCGGCCGCCTCCATGGCCTTGGCTCGTATTGGTAACATAACTGTGGTTAAAGTGTTGTCCCAGGTGATAGAGGACCTGGTGCGAG GTGAGTTCATGCAGCTGGGCTCCAAAGAGAACGAGAACGAGCGATTCAAACACTACCTCGAGAAAACCTTCAAGAAGACGGCGAGTCTTATTGCGAACAGTTGTAAAGCA GTATCCATCCTCGTGAACTCTGATCCCGAAGTTCATGAAATAGCCTATCAGTACGGGAAGAATGTTGGCATCGCATTTCAG TTGGTGGATGACGTCTTGGACTTCACATCAGGAGCCAGCCACTTGGGGAAACCCACGGCTGCAGATCTCAAACTGGGCTTGGCCACCGGTCCGGTCCTGTTTGCTTGTCAACAG tTTCCTGAGCTCCACGCAATGATCATGAGACGTTTCAGCACTAAAGGAGACGTAGATCGAGCCTGGCAGTACGTCCTTCAG AGCGACGGCGTGCAGCAGACCAACTACCTGGCCCAGCGCTACTGTCAAGAAGCCATTAGGCAGGTCAGCATGCTGAGGCCGTCGCCAGAGAGAGACGCTCTCATCAGGCTCACTGAGATGGTACTCACCAGAGACAAGTGA
- the pdss1 gene encoding all trans-polyprenyl-diphosphate synthase PDSS1 isoform X2: protein MIVVLMARALNIHSNRAGDLLPGQRAIAMISEMIHTASLVHDDVIDGSDKRRGKKTINNMWGERKAILVGDFILSAASMALARIGNITVVKVLSQVIEDLVRGEFMQLGSKENENERFKHYLEKTFKKTASLIANSCKAVSILVNSDPEVHEIAYQYGKNVGIAFQLVDDVLDFTSGASHLGKPTAADLKLGLATGPVLFACQQFPELHAMIMRRFSTKGDVDRAWQYVLQSDGVQQTNYLAQRYCQEAIRQVSMLRPSPERDALIRLTEMVLTRDK, encoded by the exons ATGATAGTCGTCCTGATGGCCCGGGCACTCAACATCCACAGCAACAGAGCTGG AGATTTGCTCCCGGGGCAGAGGGCCATAGCTATGATCTCAGAAATGATCCACACTGCCAGCCTGGTGCACGATGACGTCATAGACGGATCAGATAAACGAAGGGGGAAGAAAACCATCAATAATatgtggggagaaagaaaa GCTATCCTGGTTGGAGATTTCATCCTCTCGGCCGCCTCCATGGCCTTGGCTCGTATTGGTAACATAACTGTGGTTAAAGTGTTGTCCCAGGTGATAGAGGACCTGGTGCGAG GTGAGTTCATGCAGCTGGGCTCCAAAGAGAACGAGAACGAGCGATTCAAACACTACCTCGAGAAAACCTTCAAGAAGACGGCGAGTCTTATTGCGAACAGTTGTAAAGCA GTATCCATCCTCGTGAACTCTGATCCCGAAGTTCATGAAATAGCCTATCAGTACGGGAAGAATGTTGGCATCGCATTTCAG TTGGTGGATGACGTCTTGGACTTCACATCAGGAGCCAGCCACTTGGGGAAACCCACGGCTGCAGATCTCAAACTGGGCTTGGCCACCGGTCCGGTCCTGTTTGCTTGTCAACAG tTTCCTGAGCTCCACGCAATGATCATGAGACGTTTCAGCACTAAAGGAGACGTAGATCGAGCCTGGCAGTACGTCCTTCAG AGCGACGGCGTGCAGCAGACCAACTACCTGGCCCAGCGCTACTGTCAAGAAGCCATTAGGCAGGTCAGCATGCTGAGGCCGTCGCCAGAGAGAGACGCTCTCATCAGGCTCACTGAGATGGTACTCACCAGAGACAAGTGA